One region of Chlorobiota bacterium genomic DNA includes:
- the argB gene encoding acetylglutamate kinase: MPNATNAREGLLAVVKHGGSTIGTDAAGPDSTDETLAQIAKLHNAGMKVVVVHGGGNHITNLSKALGIPTSFVEGRRFTCQRTLSAAVMALAGGVNTELVAGLIRAGALAIGVSGVDGRILQTTPAGQRFGAVGNVAAVNTAPIELFLNAGMVPVIAPIGIGMAGELHNINADLAAAAIAVALRADHLLFLTDVPGVRAGGTVRQQLSIPQATELIASKEIEGGMIPKAEAAIEAAAAGIANVRIIGNGPLAISEGIAGRTGTALLRKAGAMAEATQ; encoded by the coding sequence ATGCCGAACGCAACCAACGCACGGGAAGGTTTGCTGGCGGTGGTGAAGCATGGCGGGTCCACCATCGGCACCGATGCCGCTGGCCCCGATTCCACCGATGAAACTCTGGCGCAAATCGCCAAGCTGCACAACGCCGGAATGAAGGTGGTGGTGGTGCATGGCGGCGGCAATCACATCACCAATCTTAGCAAGGCGTTGGGCATTCCCACCAGCTTTGTTGAAGGGCGGCGGTTCACCTGCCAACGCACCCTTTCCGCAGCGGTGATGGCCCTTGCCGGGGGGGTGAACACCGAGCTTGTTGCGGGGCTGATTCGGGCCGGGGCATTGGCGATTGGAGTCTCGGGGGTGGATGGCCGAATCTTGCAGACCACCCCGGCGGGCCAGCGGTTCGGGGCGGTGGGGAACGTGGCCGCGGTCAACACCGCGCCGATTGAGCTTTTTCTGAACGCCGGAATGGTTCCGGTGATTGCCCCGATCGGCATCGGAATGGCGGGGGAGCTGCACAACATCAATGCCGATCTGGCCGCCGCCGCAATTGCCGTGGCCTTGCGTGCGGACCACCTGCTGTTCCTGACCGATGTTCCAGGGGTGCGCGCTGGCGGGACCGTTCGCCAGCAACTGAGCATCCCCCAGGCAACAGAGCTTATTGCCAGCAAGGAGATTGAGGGGGGAATGATCCCCAAAGCCGAGGCCGCCATTGAAGCCGCCGCTGCCGGGATTGCCAACGTGAGAATTATCGGCAACGGCCCGCTGGCCATCTCCGAAGGAATCGCCGGACGCACCGGAACCGCGCTGCTGCGGAAAGCAGGAGCAATGGCAGAAGCAACCCAATGA
- the argF gene encoding ornithine carbamoyltransferase gives MNKDFLSILDITGSEVEGMFALADELKLSRHFRPLEGMTAAMIFQKPSLRTRASFEIGVAQLGGQSVHFTDEGIGLGVRETAADVAQLLSRYADLIIARVFGHDLLEEMAAHATIPVVNALSDRSHPCQIIADMYTIRQHGLLAPGVRVCYVGDGNNVANSWIEMAGIWPIRLTVAVPEGYEPDAEILANAQRHAAFPIVISHDPAAAVRNADVVYTDVWASMGQEQEAAIRKQQFARFQVTSGLMAKASNNAIFMHCLPAHRGEEVSAEVIDGARSVIFDQAENRLHMQKALLTRLAHRNHGTEALLQGQLALSMI, from the coding sequence ATGAACAAAGACTTCCTCTCGATACTCGACATCACCGGCAGTGAAGTAGAAGGGATGTTTGCCCTTGCCGACGAGCTGAAACTGAGCCGCCATTTCCGCCCGTTGGAGGGGATGACCGCCGCGATGATCTTCCAGAAACCATCGCTGCGGACGCGGGCTTCGTTCGAGATTGGCGTTGCGCAGCTTGGCGGCCAGTCGGTCCATTTCACCGACGAAGGAATCGGGCTGGGGGTCCGCGAAACTGCGGCAGATGTTGCGCAGCTCCTTTCCCGCTACGCCGATCTTATCATTGCGCGCGTCTTTGGCCACGACCTGCTGGAGGAGATGGCAGCGCACGCCACCATCCCGGTGGTCAACGCCCTTAGCGACCGCTCGCACCCGTGCCAGATCATCGCCGATATGTACACCATCCGCCAGCATGGGTTGCTTGCGCCCGGGGTGCGGGTTTGCTACGTGGGGGATGGGAACAACGTGGCGAATTCATGGATAGAGATGGCCGGGATTTGGCCGATTCGCCTAACCGTGGCGGTGCCGGAAGGCTACGAACCCGACGCGGAAATCCTTGCCAACGCGCAACGCCACGCGGCCTTCCCAATCGTTATCAGCCACGACCCCGCCGCCGCCGTCCGCAATGCCGACGTGGTGTATACCGACGTGTGGGCAAGCATGGGCCAGGAGCAGGAGGCCGCCATTCGCAAGCAGCAGTTCGCCCGCTTCCAAGTCACCAGCGGGCTGATGGCGAAGGCCTCGAACAACGCAATTTTCATGCATTGCCTTCCCGCCCACCGTGGCGAAGAAGTCTCCGCCGAAGTCATTGATGGGGCACGCTCGGTTATATTTGACCAAGCCGAAAACCGGCTGCACATGCAGAAGGCATTGCTGACACGATTGGCGCATCGCAATCATGGAACCGAGGCACTGCTGCAGGGGCAGCTGGCCCTTTCCATGATCTGA
- the argR gene encoding arginine repressor has product MNKQSRHFAIRQTIANKVVANQDELRLLLESQGYETTQATLSRDLKELGVSRAHTPQGTRYVLPASGGEERKLATLVSYEVISIEANEALVVIRTLPGRAAGVADIIDSQGHPEILGTVAGDNTIFITPRSTRNTAALLRDLRKKILGDE; this is encoded by the coding sequence ATGAACAAGCAAAGCCGACACTTCGCCATTCGCCAGACGATTGCCAACAAGGTTGTGGCCAACCAAGATGAGTTGCGCCTTCTGCTGGAATCGCAAGGGTACGAAACCACCCAAGCCACACTCTCGCGGGACCTGAAGGAGCTTGGGGTTTCGCGGGCACACACGCCGCAAGGGACCCGCTACGTGCTTCCGGCAAGCGGCGGCGAAGAACGGAAATTGGCAACGCTTGTCAGCTACGAAGTGATCTCCATTGAAGCGAACGAGGCGTTGGTGGTGATACGGACCCTGCCCGGGCGCGCCGCTGGCGTTGCCGACATTATTGACAGCCAGGGCCACCCCGAAATCCTTGGAACCGTCGCGGGGGACAATACCATTTTTATCACCCCACGCAGCACCCGCAACACCGCCGCACTGCTGCGCGACTTGCGGAAAAAAATCTTGGGCGATGAGTAA
- a CDS encoding argininosuccinate synthase, whose protein sequence is MPKKIALAYSGGLDTSVIARWLVETYGAEVITVTGNLGQKKELVNIEEKAMRSGASAAHILNLAPEFVAGYVFPALKAGALYEGLYPMATALGRPLLAKALVEIALREGCDAVAHGCTGKGNDQVRFEASVAALAPQLKVMAPLREWEFGSREEEIAYCEQHGIPVAATRENPYSIDENLWGTSIECGVLEDPKVAPPADAFQRTCSPQQAPDQPTTVTIEFSKGIPVALDGVPMDGVMLIDALNQLGGDNGVGRIDMVENRLVGIKSREIYEAPAAVILHRAHEELERLTLDRETAHYKRKIAHDYANLIYNGQWFTPLREALDAFIGQTQEVVNGWVTLSLYKGTITTEARWSPNSLYDPELATYTSADTFDHKASAGFINVFALPMRTWHQVNSGVKEEA, encoded by the coding sequence ATGCCAAAAAAAATCGCGCTTGCCTACTCCGGCGGGCTGGACACTTCCGTGATTGCCCGCTGGTTGGTGGAAACCTACGGCGCAGAAGTCATCACCGTCACCGGTAATCTTGGGCAGAAAAAAGAGCTGGTGAACATCGAGGAGAAGGCGATGCGCTCCGGTGCATCGGCGGCGCATATTCTGAACCTTGCGCCGGAGTTTGTTGCCGGCTACGTCTTCCCCGCGCTGAAGGCCGGGGCGTTGTACGAAGGCCTCTATCCAATGGCCACCGCGCTGGGCCGCCCGCTGCTGGCAAAAGCATTGGTGGAAATCGCGCTCCGCGAAGGCTGCGATGCCGTGGCCCACGGCTGCACCGGCAAAGGGAACGACCAGGTCCGGTTCGAAGCCTCGGTGGCCGCGCTGGCCCCGCAACTGAAGGTGATGGCCCCACTGCGCGAATGGGAATTTGGCTCACGCGAGGAAGAGATTGCCTACTGCGAACAGCACGGAATCCCCGTTGCCGCCACCCGCGAAAACCCTTACTCCATTGATGAAAATTTGTGGGGAACCAGCATCGAGTGTGGCGTGTTGGAGGACCCAAAAGTTGCCCCCCCCGCCGATGCGTTCCAGCGGACCTGCTCGCCGCAGCAGGCGCCGGACCAACCAACCACGGTGACGATTGAGTTCAGCAAAGGCATTCCGGTGGCATTGGATGGAGTGCCGATGGATGGAGTGATGCTGATTGATGCCTTGAACCAGCTTGGCGGCGACAACGGAGTTGGGCGGATTGACATGGTGGAGAACCGCCTTGTGGGAATCAAATCGCGTGAGATTTACGAGGCTCCGGCGGCTGTCATCCTTCACCGCGCCCACGAGGAATTGGAGCGGCTGACGCTGGACCGCGAGACCGCCCACTACAAGCGGAAAATCGCCCACGACTACGCAAACCTGATCTACAACGGCCAGTGGTTCACCCCGCTGCGGGAGGCCCTGGATGCGTTCATCGGCCAAACGCAAGAGGTGGTGAACGGGTGGGTGACGTTATCGCTCTACAAGGGGACCATCACAACCGAAGCGCGTTGGTCGCCGAACTCACTCTACGACCCAGAGCTTGCCACTTACACCAGCGCCGACACCTTCGACCACAAGGCCAGCGCGGGCTTCATCAACGTCTTCGCCTTGCCGATGCGCACGTGGCACCAGGTGAACAGCGGGGTGAAAGAAGAAGCATAA
- the argH gene encoding argininosuccinate lyase yields MSNAQPWGGRFREELAEIAFRFSASIDIDQRLSRQDIAGSIAHAQMLSDCGIITAEDGAAIKQGLIELAADLESGRVALPADAEDIHMAVEKLLIERIGPAGGRLHTARSRNDQVALDMRLYLRQTIEHLVGNIRQLQRSLLRQAGLHAGTVMPGYTHLQRAQPVLLGHHLLAYVQMLERDRSRLLDCQRRADASPLGAAALAGTSFPIDRHAVAANLGFAGIVENSMDAVSARDHLLEFVAACSIGMSTLSRLAEEVVLWATAEFRFIEIGDAFSTGSSIMPQKKNPDMAELVRGKTGRVFGALIALLTTVKGLPLSYNRDMQEDKLPVFDSADTWGDSLAVMAGMLDNSTFNASAMQEAAGGGFSTATELADYLVRHGLPFRDAHGVAGAVVGYCAQRNLQLHDLDVATLQTFSPRFSDDILPYLDPATAIAQRRSSGSASPQEVARQLEWWGREIGDGT; encoded by the coding sequence ATGTCAAACGCACAACCTTGGGGAGGGCGATTCCGCGAAGAGCTTGCGGAAATCGCCTTCCGATTTTCTGCCTCGATAGATATTGACCAGCGATTGTCCCGCCAGGACATCGCCGGCAGCATCGCCCATGCCCAGATGCTTTCCGACTGCGGAATTATCACCGCCGAAGATGGCGCGGCAATCAAGCAAGGGCTGATAGAGCTTGCGGCGGATCTTGAATCCGGGCGCGTGGCACTCCCCGCCGATGCCGAGGATATCCACATGGCTGTGGAGAAGTTGTTGATTGAGCGGATTGGACCCGCCGGAGGGCGGCTTCACACCGCGCGCAGTCGCAACGACCAAGTGGCGTTGGATATGCGGCTTTATCTCCGCCAAACGATTGAGCATCTTGTTGGAAATATCCGCCAGTTGCAGCGTTCGTTGCTTCGCCAGGCTGGGCTTCATGCTGGGACGGTGATGCCTGGGTACACGCATCTGCAACGTGCGCAGCCGGTGCTGCTGGGGCATCATCTTTTGGCGTACGTCCAGATGCTGGAGCGGGACCGGTCCCGTTTGCTGGATTGCCAACGCCGCGCCGATGCTTCGCCGCTTGGCGCGGCTGCGCTTGCCGGCACCTCCTTCCCGATTGATCGCCACGCCGTTGCGGCCAATCTTGGTTTTGCGGGGATTGTGGAAAACAGCATGGATGCCGTTTCCGCACGCGACCATTTGCTGGAGTTTGTGGCGGCCTGCAGCATCGGCATGAGCACGCTAAGTCGGCTTGCCGAGGAAGTGGTCCTGTGGGCAACGGCGGAGTTCCGGTTCATTGAAATTGGCGATGCGTTCAGCACCGGAAGCAGCATCATGCCGCAGAAAAAAAATCCTGACATGGCGGAGTTGGTTCGCGGAAAAACCGGACGGGTGTTTGGCGCGTTGATCGCGCTGCTGACCACCGTGAAGGGGCTTCCGCTGTCGTACAACCGGGATATGCAGGAGGATAAGCTGCCGGTGTTTGATTCCGCCGACACGTGGGGCGATTCGCTGGCGGTGATGGCGGGGATGCTGGACAACTCCACCTTCAACGCCAGCGCGATGCAGGAAGCAGCTGGCGGCGGATTCAGCACCGCCACCGAGCTGGCCGATTACTTGGTTCGCCACGGGCTTCCCTTCCGCGATGCCCACGGCGTTGCTGGCGCGGTGGTTGGCTACTGCGCCCAGCGGAACCTGCAACTTCACGACCTTGACGTGGCAACGCTGCAGACCTTCTCCCCCCGGTTCAGCGATGATATCCTCCCATATCTTGACCCCGCAACCGCCATTGCCCAACGCCGCTCCTCCGGCTCCGCCTCACCACAGGAAGTGGCGCGGCAGTTGGAGTGGTGGGGGAGGGAGATAGGGGATGGAACCTGA